CTTGATCGGGGTGTGGAAGAGGTGCCGCGCCGTCTCGACGACATTGGCGGCATCGGCCATCAGGACGCCTCCGGCCTTGCCGCGGCCGCCGACGTCCACCTGCGCCTTGACGACGACTTTGTCCCCGATTTCATCCATGTGGAGGAGGATCTCCTCGTGCTTGCTGACAAGGAGGCCCTTCGGCACCCTGATGCCTTCCTCTCTGAAGAGTTCTTTTGCTTCAAACTCAAGCAGTTTCATCTTTCATGCTCCTTCTGCCGAGGTCGAACCCGAGCTTCAGCGCCCGGATATTGAGGTCCTCGGTGCCCTTCGGGACCGAATCGAGGACGGCCTTTTCGATCGCCGCCTCGGAGACGACGCCGGTGGTCGCCACCAGTGCCCCGAGCATCACAATATTTGCGACGATCACCTTTTTAAGAGTGCTTTTTGCCTCGTATGTCGAGGGGATCTCGTAATACCGGCATGTCGGCCGGTCCTGCACGAGTTCCGCGTCGACGAGCATCAGGGCACCTGCCGGGGCACCCTTCCCGTACTTCAGGAAGCCCTCCTGCGACATGATCACGTAGATGTCCGGCGCCGTCACCTCCGGGTAGAGGATGGGGTCGTCATCGATGACCACGGCGCTCATCGACGCCCCGCCGCGGGCCTCGGGTCCGTAGACCTGCGTCTGGACGGCATACTTGCCGTCGTGGATGGCCGCGGCCCGGCCGAGAATCACAGCCGCGAGGATGATCCCCTGGCCGCCGAAACCGGAGAAACGGACTTCGTGCCTCATTTCGGCACCCCCGTGACAGGAAGGTTCCGCCGCACGAACTCGCCGACAGGGAAGGTCGTCGGGTCGTGGGGGGTGCCCTCCTCCTCCATCCTCTTCCATCTCTTCAGGAGCACCGCATGGTCGCGCATCCAGGCAATCATGTCCTGCGCTTCGCGGAGTTTGTTCCGCCGCCCGTACCCGGTCGGGCACTGGACGACCGCTTCGATGAGGGAGAATCCCGGCGTCTCAAGGCCAGCCTTCACCGCGCGCGTCAGTTCCTGCACGTGGTACGAGGTCCAGCGGGAGACGTAGTTCGCGCCTGCCGCCACGGCAAGGGAGGCGAGGTCGAAGGGGGGCTCGTGGCAGCCGTACGGCGTCGTCGTCGTGACGGCCCCGAGGGGCGTGCACGGGCTCCCCTGCCCGCCTGTCATGCCGTAGATGTAGTTGTTCATGCAGACGACCGTCAGGTCGATGTTCCGCCGGCACCCGTGGATGAAATGGTTGCCGCCGATGGAGGCGAGATCGCCGTCGCCGGTGAAGACCACCACATGGAGGTCGGGGCGGCTGAGTTTCACGCCTGTCGCAAAGGGGATCGCCCGCCCATGGGTGGTGTGGAGGGAGTCGGTGATGATGTAGCCGGGAGCACGGGAGGAGCACCCGATGCCGGAGACGAAGACCGTGTCCTCCGGGGCCCAGCCTATCTGGTTCACGGCATTGAGGGTGCAGTTGATCACCGTGCCGTTACCGCAGCCTGCGCAGTAGATATGGGGCAGGCGGTCGGCCCGCAGCCAGTCCTGGTAGTTCACAGATATCCCTCCGCCGTGGCGATGAGGCGTTGTGGCGTGTGCAATTCGCCGCCGATCTCGGATATCGGGACGACCGGGACCGCGGTGTGGCGGGCGATCTCCCTCTCTATCTGGCCGAGGTTCAGTTCGGGCACCAGAAAGACGCGGGCATTTTTGAATGCCGCAAGCGCGAAGTCGGGGAAGGGCCAGACCACCTTCAGCCTGAGGTGGCCGACCCTCTCGTCGTCCAGGTCCCTGACGGCCTGCGCCACAGACCGGGCCGGGGCGCCGTACGAGACGAAGACGACCTCGGCGTCGGGGTTCGTCACCTCGTAGTCGGCGATCTCGCGGTTCGCCCCCTCTACCTTCCCGACAAGACGGCGCACCAGGCGCTCGTGCACATGGGGGTCGGTTGAGGAGGGGTAGCCGCGGTCGTCATGGGTGAGGCCGGTGACATGGACACCGTAGCCGTGGCCGAAGGCCGGGAAACCCGGCACGTCGTCCTCGCCCGGCGCAAAGGGAAGGGCGCCCTTCTCCAGGGGGCGCCGCGGCACGATCTCGACGCTGTCCGGGACCTCGATCCTCTCGCGCATGTGGCCGATGATCTCGTCGGTCATCACGAAGGCCGGGACGCGGT
This window of the Methanofollis ethanolicus genome carries:
- a CDS encoding 2-oxoacid:acceptor oxidoreductase family protein gives rise to the protein MRHEVRFSGFGGQGIILAAVILGRAAAIHDGKYAVQTQVYGPEARGGASMSAVVIDDDPILYPEVTAPDIYVIMSQEGFLKYGKGAPAGALMLVDAELVQDRPTCRYYEIPSTYEAKSTLKKVIVANIVMLGALVATTGVVSEAAIEKAVLDSVPKGTEDLNIRALKLGFDLGRRSMKDETA
- a CDS encoding thiamine pyrophosphate-dependent enzyme, which codes for MNYQDWLRADRLPHIYCAGCGNGTVINCTLNAVNQIGWAPEDTVFVSGIGCSSRAPGYIITDSLHTTHGRAIPFATGVKLSRPDLHVVVFTGDGDLASIGGNHFIHGCRRNIDLTVVCMNNYIYGMTGGQGSPCTPLGAVTTTTPYGCHEPPFDLASLAVAAGANYVSRWTSYHVQELTRAVKAGLETPGFSLIEAVVQCPTGYGRRNKLREAQDMIAWMRDHAVLLKRWKRMEEEGTPHDPTTFPVGEFVRRNLPVTGVPK
- a CDS encoding 2-oxoacid:acceptor oxidoreductase subunit alpha; the encoded protein is MTRLEFMQGNTACAEGALAAGCRFYGGYPITPSTEIAEHMARKMPKIGGVFAQMEDELASIASVIGASWTGARAMTATSGPGFSLMMENIGYAVMTETPCVVVDVQRGGPSTGQPTRASQGDMMQCRFGSHGDMSIIAVSPASVQEMYELTAEAFNLADRYRVPAFVMTDEIIGHMRERIEVPDSVEIVPRRPLEKGALPFAPGEDDVPGFPAFGHGYGVHVTGLTHDDRGYPSSTDPHVHERLVRRLVGKVEGANREIADYEVTNPDAEVVFVSYGAPARSVAQAVRDLDDERVGHLRLKVVWPFPDFALAAFKNARVFLVPELNLGQIEREIARHTAVPVVPISEIGGELHTPQRLIATAEGYL